In Candidatus Binatia bacterium, one genomic interval encodes:
- a CDS encoding acyl-CoA dehydrogenase family protein, translating into MDLTYDSELESFREQVKAFLAENWPRKGDDAVQKFRQLAIEAGYLYRHFPKQYGGSGQDAHPLKAQIIREEFGRARAPGEPLGIGPSMLAPTLLERGTEAQKEKFIPSTLTGELIWCQGYSEPGSGSDLASLRTKGDLDGDEWVINGQKVWTSGAHLADYMFCLVRTEPDAPKHKGISYLLIDMKQPGVEVRPLRTMTGTADFNEVFLTDVRTPRDWIVGERGEGWLVSRTTLKHERNSIGGARRTEESLNALARLAKGTLRNGRPAIEDPGIRQRLATLEGYVQAHKYSGFRQLTKDAKGEAVGILQLMMKLFSTNIQHDVSRLSMDLLGADGMLSAGGAHLGTPAKDSQSWIGAYMYSLGIAVAGGTANIQRNVIAERGLGLPRDAAATRSSK; encoded by the coding sequence TTGGACCTGACTTACGACAGTGAGCTCGAGAGTTTTCGCGAGCAGGTAAAGGCCTTTCTCGCCGAGAACTGGCCCCGCAAGGGCGACGACGCGGTGCAGAAGTTCCGGCAACTCGCGATCGAGGCCGGTTACCTCTACCGCCACTTCCCGAAGCAATACGGCGGCTCCGGGCAGGACGCCCACCCTTTGAAGGCGCAGATCATCCGCGAGGAATTCGGCCGCGCCCGCGCCCCGGGGGAGCCCCTGGGAATCGGGCCCTCGATGCTCGCACCGACGCTGCTCGAGCGAGGCACCGAGGCGCAGAAAGAGAAGTTCATCCCGTCGACGCTCACGGGAGAGCTGATCTGGTGCCAGGGCTACAGCGAGCCCGGCTCGGGGAGTGATCTCGCCTCGCTTCGAACCAAGGGCGATCTCGACGGCGACGAGTGGGTCATCAACGGCCAGAAGGTGTGGACCAGCGGCGCACACCTCGCCGACTACATGTTCTGTCTCGTACGCACCGAGCCCGACGCGCCAAAGCACAAGGGCATCTCCTACCTGCTGATCGACATGAAGCAGCCGGGCGTCGAAGTCCGGCCGCTGCGCACTATGACCGGCACGGCGGACTTCAACGAAGTCTTCCTGACCGACGTTCGTACTCCCCGCGACTGGATCGTCGGCGAGCGAGGCGAAGGCTGGCTCGTATCGCGCACGACGCTGAAGCACGAGCGCAACTCGATCGGCGGCGCGCGTCGCACGGAGGAGTCCCTGAACGCACTCGCGCGGCTCGCGAAGGGCACACTGCGCAACGGACGACCCGCGATCGAAGACCCGGGAATCCGGCAGCGCCTGGCGACGCTCGAAGGCTACGTGCAGGCCCATAAGTACTCCGGCTTCCGTCAGCTGACGAAGGACGCGAAGGGTGAGGCCGTCGGGATCCTGCAGCTCATGATGAAGCTCTTCTCGACCAACATTCAGCACGACGTCTCGCGGCTCTCGATGGACCTCCTCGGTGCAGACGGCATGCTCTCGGCCGGCGGGGCCCACCTCGGCACGCCCGCGAAGGACAGCCAGAGCTGGATCGGCGCCTATATGTATTCGCTCGGCATCGCCGTCGCCGGCGGGACCGCGAACATCCAACGCAACGTCATCGCGGAACGCGGCCTCGGCCTGCCCCGGGACGCCGCCGCCACGAGGAGCTCCAAGTGA
- a CDS encoding TetR/AcrR family transcriptional regulator: MTVSQKNGHEGEEADGRRRRSQHSREAIVSAMFELIGEGDLRPSAQRIADRAGVGIRTVFRHFDEMDRLFAEMSERLRATIAPLLSVEVPTGSVARRASGLVAVRCDIYERIGPYKRSGNLQRFSSPYLRKAHRATIRDFRIDLERWLPEVGAATPRVANAIEAMVSFECWDRLRTDQKLNQKDTREAMETAVGAVVAASLKPRA, translated from the coding sequence GTGACGGTATCGCAGAAGAACGGGCACGAAGGCGAGGAGGCCGACGGCCGGCGTCGTCGCTCTCAGCACAGCCGTGAGGCGATCGTGAGCGCGATGTTCGAGCTGATCGGCGAGGGCGATCTACGGCCTTCTGCGCAGCGAATCGCAGACCGCGCGGGCGTCGGCATCCGGACAGTGTTCCGCCACTTCGATGAGATGGATCGGCTCTTCGCCGAGATGAGCGAACGGCTGCGGGCCACCATCGCTCCCCTTCTGTCGGTCGAGGTGCCGACGGGTTCGGTGGCCAGGCGCGCGAGCGGACTCGTGGCGGTTCGCTGCGACATCTACGAGCGCATTGGGCCGTACAAGCGTTCGGGGAATCTGCAACGGTTCAGCTCGCCCTATCTGCGCAAGGCCCACCGGGCGACGATTCGCGACTTCCGGATCGATCTCGAACGCTGGCTGCCCGAGGTCGGAGCCGCGACGCCGCGAGTCGCGAATGCGATCGAGGCGATGGTTTCGTTCGAATGTTGGGATCGGCTTCGTACCGATCAGAAGCTCAATCAGAAGGATACGCGCGAAGCGATGGAAACTGCGGTGGGTGCGGTGGTTGCGGCATCTCTGAAGCCACGCGCTTAG
- a CDS encoding MBL fold metallo-hydrolase — translation MKKIFFGLLALILVVGALAYAFRRPLTMVAISRVVAGRMAVDFIGKLPDGLHVGLCGAGSPLPDPIRSGPCVAVVAGDRFFVVDSGTGSSRNLNQMGMAQGQIDGILLTHFHSDHIDGLGELLMQRWVNGSHTLPTPLHGPRGVEAIAAGFNQAYAQDAVYRTAHHGEDIVPPSGTGAMAHPFPLPAPGQGVKIIEDGDLTVTAFAVDHEPVRPAVGYRFDYKDRSVLISGDTSKSENLAQFAEGVDLLVHEALAPQLVGLLSDGAANAGRPKIKKITEDILTYHATPVEVAEIARDSGAQELLFYHVVPPLLLPTMEEIFVEGVAETYSGPVRVGKDGTFLSLPTGSKEIAHQDLL, via the coding sequence ATGAAGAAGATCTTCTTCGGCCTGCTGGCTCTCATCCTCGTCGTGGGCGCGCTCGCATACGCCTTTCGCCGGCCGCTCACCATGGTCGCAATCTCGCGGGTGGTTGCGGGCCGGATGGCGGTCGATTTCATCGGTAAGCTCCCGGATGGTCTGCATGTGGGGCTCTGCGGTGCGGGTTCGCCCTTGCCGGACCCGATCCGTTCGGGGCCGTGCGTTGCAGTCGTTGCCGGCGATCGGTTCTTCGTCGTCGATAGCGGTACCGGAAGCAGCCGGAACCTGAATCAGATGGGTATGGCGCAGGGGCAGATCGACGGGATCCTCCTCACGCACTTCCACTCCGACCACATCGATGGGCTCGGTGAGTTGCTGATGCAGCGCTGGGTGAACGGTTCGCACACCCTCCCGACCCCGCTTCACGGACCACGCGGCGTAGAAGCGATTGCGGCCGGCTTCAACCAGGCGTACGCGCAGGACGCCGTGTATCGCACCGCTCATCACGGCGAGGACATCGTTCCGCCCTCGGGCACGGGGGCGATGGCCCATCCGTTTCCTCTGCCGGCTCCCGGACAGGGTGTGAAGATCATCGAAGACGGCGATCTCACCGTCACGGCGTTCGCCGTCGATCACGAGCCGGTGCGTCCGGCCGTCGGTTACCGGTTCGACTACAAAGATCGGTCGGTTCTCATCAGTGGCGACACTTCGAAGTCCGAGAACCTGGCGCAGTTCGCCGAGGGGGTCGACCTCCTCGTGCACGAGGCTCTGGCGCCGCAACTCGTGGGCCTACTCAGCGACGGGGCCGCGAACGCCGGGCGCCCGAAGATCAAGAAGATCACGGAGGACATCCTCACGTACCACGCGACTCCGGTCGAGGTGGCCGAGATCGCACGCGATTCGGGTGCCCAGGAGCTGCTCTTCTACCACGTCGTGCCGCCGCTGCTTCTGCCCACGATGGAAGAGATCTTCGTGGAAGGCGTCGCGGAGACCTACAGCGGTCCGGTCCGAGTCGGAAAGGACGGCACCTTCCTGAGCCTGCCGACCGGCTCGAAAGAGATCGCACACCAGGACCTCTTGTAG
- a CDS encoding DsbA family protein: protein MSLRSRIGTELAAGLTSRGLRDFRRSVAETRRRIGGKTHQVHYFHQVDDPYSHLAAQLLGPLVARYEVDLVPHLVGDADAVPEPEMLVAYARKDAADIAPGYGMEFPGDATPPEADVVRTATRLLADVSPEVFVARAASVGTALWSGDRGALEKLSQEMQAADADTARAAVTAGTALRKRMGHYSGAMFAYGGEWYWGADRLGHLEERLRLLGLARDASDVSDLVRRPGPGYLPGAEPDAPPVLEYFPSLRSPYTYISMERVYDLPRRYGIELRLRPVLPMVMRGMTVPVPKRMYITLDTKREAEDEGVPFGRVCDPVGEPVERGFALYPHACRLGRGGEYLLSFARGVFAEGIDAGTEDGLRRIAERAGIDWDAAQEGRSDESWKEELEENRAAMFEAGLWGVPSFRLLAGGGHAEFATWGQDRIWLVEREIQRRLA, encoded by the coding sequence GTGTCTCTTCGTAGTCGCATCGGGACCGAGCTTGCGGCCGGGCTGACCAGTCGCGGGCTGCGCGACTTCCGGCGGAGTGTCGCCGAGACGCGTCGGCGGATCGGCGGCAAGACACATCAGGTTCACTACTTTCACCAGGTCGACGACCCTTACAGCCACCTGGCCGCGCAGCTTCTCGGGCCTCTCGTCGCGCGGTACGAGGTTGATCTCGTGCCGCACCTCGTGGGCGATGCCGACGCGGTCCCCGAGCCCGAGATGTTGGTGGCGTACGCGCGCAAGGATGCCGCCGACATCGCTCCGGGGTACGGTATGGAGTTTCCGGGGGACGCGACGCCCCCCGAGGCGGATGTCGTTCGCACCGCTACACGACTTCTGGCCGACGTTTCGCCGGAGGTGTTCGTGGCGCGTGCAGCGTCTGTCGGCACGGCGCTGTGGTCGGGCGACCGGGGCGCTCTCGAGAAGCTTTCGCAGGAGATGCAGGCCGCGGACGCGGACACGGCGCGCGCTGCGGTCACGGCCGGAACGGCGCTGCGAAAGCGTATGGGCCACTATTCCGGAGCGATGTTTGCGTACGGTGGGGAGTGGTACTGGGGAGCAGATCGTCTCGGTCATCTCGAAGAACGGCTTCGTCTGCTCGGCTTGGCGCGCGACGCTTCCGACGTGTCGGACCTCGTTCGTCGTCCCGGCCCGGGGTATCTCCCCGGCGCGGAGCCGGATGCGCCACCCGTGCTCGAGTACTTCCCCTCTCTACGCAGCCCATACACGTACATCTCCATGGAGCGGGTGTACGACCTTCCTCGACGGTACGGCATCGAGCTGCGGCTGCGGCCGGTCCTTCCGATGGTCATGCGGGGCATGACCGTGCCGGTGCCCAAGCGGATGTACATCACCCTGGACACCAAGCGAGAAGCCGAGGACGAGGGCGTGCCCTTTGGTCGGGTCTGCGACCCGGTCGGCGAGCCGGTGGAGCGAGGGTTCGCGCTGTACCCGCACGCGTGCCGCCTGGGTCGTGGCGGGGAGTACCTCCTGTCCTTTGCGCGCGGCGTCTTTGCCGAAGGGATCGATGCCGGGACGGAAGATGGCCTGCGTCGGATCGCCGAGCGCGCCGGGATCGACTGGGATGCGGCGCAAGAGGGCCGTTCCGACGAAAGTTGGAAGGAAGAGCTCGAGGAGAATCGTGCCGCGATGTTCGAGGCCGGCCTGTGGGGCGTCCCGAGCTTCCGGCTTCTGGCCGGCGGCGGGCACGCCGAGTTCGCCACGTGGGGGCAGGACCGGATCTGGCTCGTCGAGCGCGAGATCCAGCGTCGCCTCGCCTGA
- a CDS encoding LLM class F420-dependent oxidoreductase, with translation MKLGLNAGGFGPQIRIDIERIQKAEKLGYDSVWSAEAWGNDAITPLAWIAAQTKTIKLGTAIMQMQARTPAMAAMQAMTVDQLSGGRMLVGIGPSGPQVIEGWHGQAYGKPLKRTREYITIMREIFKREKPVEFQGEFYQMPYNGPGSSGLGKPLKSILHGRADIPIYTATISPKGIETAARVADGFIPIWTTPSGLGTFTESIEAGFKKAGNGKSWDDFEIMPTVTVIINDDLEAVRSMVKPHLALYVGGMGARDKNFYNDHVTRQGWPEDAKKIQDLFLDGKKKEAAAAVPDSLVDGVALIGPKERVRDKVAEWQESKATALLVGGDPNSIETLAEMVL, from the coding sequence ATGAAGCTCGGACTCAACGCGGGCGGCTTTGGCCCGCAGATTCGCATCGACATCGAACGCATCCAGAAGGCTGAGAAGCTCGGCTACGACTCCGTCTGGTCGGCGGAGGCCTGGGGCAACGATGCGATAACGCCGCTCGCCTGGATCGCGGCACAGACCAAGACCATCAAGCTCGGTACGGCCATCATGCAGATGCAGGCCCGCACGCCGGCGATGGCCGCGATGCAGGCGATGACGGTCGATCAGCTTTCGGGCGGTCGCATGCTCGTCGGGATCGGACCTTCGGGCCCGCAGGTCATCGAGGGGTGGCACGGCCAGGCGTACGGCAAGCCGCTCAAGCGCACCCGTGAGTACATCACGATCATGCGCGAGATCTTCAAGCGCGAGAAGCCGGTCGAGTTCCAGGGTGAGTTCTACCAGATGCCGTACAACGGTCCGGGCTCGTCCGGTTTGGGGAAGCCCTTGAAGAGCATCCTGCACGGTCGCGCCGACATTCCGATCTACACGGCGACGATCTCCCCGAAGGGCATCGAAACGGCGGCGCGCGTCGCCGACGGGTTCATCCCCATCTGGACCACGCCGTCGGGCCTCGGCACGTTCACCGAGAGCATTGAGGCGGGCTTCAAGAAGGCGGGCAACGGCAAGAGCTGGGACGACTTCGAGATCATGCCGACCGTCACCGTCATCATCAACGATGACCTCGAGGCTGTGCGTTCGATGGTGAAGCCGCATCTCGCGCTTTACGTCGGCGGCATGGGTGCCCGGGACAAGAACTTCTACAACGATCACGTCACGCGCCAGGGTTGGCCTGAGGACGCGAAGAAGATTCAGGACTTGTTCCTCGACGGGAAGAAGAAGGAGGCCGCCGCGGCGGTGCCGGATTCGCTCGTCGATGGTGTTGCGCTCATCGGTCCGAAAGAGCGTGTGCGCGACAAGGTCGCGGAGTGGCAGGAGAGCAAGGCCACCGCGCTGCTCGTCGGTGGCGATCCGAATTCGATCGAGACCCTCGCTGAAATGGTTCTGTAA
- a CDS encoding CRTAC1 family protein: MRFPRILTLLTAVVVLVAVRPAAAAWTFTEVAASSGFVYQHGFTGIPIDIAQAQTWTISGGAAAADYDRDGDIDVYAVRGDVGANLLFQNDGNGNFTEVGAAAGVSGAPVAGSGPVFADIDGDGWPDLLVGGVDGSASVIYRNNGNGTFQNVTGTAGFTPFGAVFSMSLGDFDHDGDLDIAAVHWLFDLRVTLWQNDGAGVFTDITASSGLQVGQIYGFSPTFSDIDGDGWVDLLVGADFGTSRVFRNLTNGTFTETTTAMIDDENGMGAAAFDYDNDGDVDWLVTSIWDPNQTSEGNWGISGNRLYRNLGNGVFEDRTTAAGVREGYWGWGACAQDLDQDGHMDVFHTNGFGEGAAGEFVADPSRLFHAQGNGTFSETSAALGIVDTGQGRGVLCFDHDGDGDLDVFVANNGGAPTLYRNDDPTGNYLRVRLTSASGNTEGIGAVVRATIGAVTQMREIHAGTNFASASPAIAHFGTGAATTVDAIQVEWPDGQITTQMSVAVGQEIVILKETPAAVPGPGPWLLILLFASMGAGWIAWARAARN, translated from the coding sequence ATGCGCTTCCCCCGGATTCTGACCCTCCTGACCGCCGTTGTCGTCCTCGTGGCGGTCCGTCCGGCAGCAGCCGCCTGGACCTTTACAGAGGTCGCGGCAAGTTCCGGGTTCGTCTACCAGCACGGCTTCACCGGCATTCCCATCGACATCGCGCAGGCGCAGACCTGGACGATTTCGGGCGGTGCGGCGGCCGCGGACTACGACCGCGATGGAGACATCGACGTGTACGCCGTTCGTGGGGACGTGGGTGCGAACCTGCTCTTCCAAAACGACGGCAATGGCAACTTCACCGAGGTGGGAGCTGCGGCCGGCGTCTCGGGGGCGCCTGTGGCCGGCTCTGGTCCCGTGTTCGCCGACATCGACGGCGACGGCTGGCCGGATCTTCTGGTCGGGGGCGTCGACGGCTCCGCGTCGGTGATCTACCGCAACAACGGAAACGGCACGTTCCAGAACGTGACCGGCACCGCCGGCTTCACGCCCTTCGGCGCCGTATTCTCGATGTCGCTCGGTGACTTCGACCATGACGGCGACCTCGACATCGCCGCGGTCCATTGGCTTTTCGATCTCCGCGTCACGCTTTGGCAGAACGATGGCGCCGGCGTCTTCACCGACATCACGGCGTCGTCGGGGCTTCAGGTCGGCCAGATCTATGGCTTCTCTCCGACGTTCTCCGACATCGACGGGGACGGTTGGGTGGATCTTCTCGTCGGTGCGGACTTCGGCACCAGTCGCGTGTTCCGCAACCTGACGAACGGGACCTTCACGGAGACCACGACGGCCATGATCGACGACGAGAACGGAATGGGCGCGGCCGCGTTCGACTACGACAACGACGGTGACGTTGATTGGCTCGTGACGAGCATCTGGGATCCGAACCAGACTTCCGAGGGGAATTGGGGCATCAGCGGGAACCGCCTGTACCGGAATCTCGGCAACGGCGTTTTCGAAGACAGGACCACCGCGGCCGGTGTGCGCGAGGGCTACTGGGGTTGGGGCGCCTGCGCGCAGGACCTCGACCAGGACGGCCACATGGACGTGTTTCACACCAATGGCTTCGGTGAGGGAGCGGCGGGCGAGTTCGTCGCGGATCCGTCCCGGCTCTTTCACGCGCAGGGGAACGGCACGTTCTCCGAGACCTCGGCCGCGCTCGGCATCGTCGACACCGGCCAGGGGCGCGGCGTACTCTGCTTCGACCACGACGGCGACGGTGATCTCGACGTGTTCGTGGCGAACAACGGGGGCGCACCGACGCTCTATCGCAACGACGACCCGACCGGGAATTACCTGCGGGTGCGGCTCACGAGCGCTTCGGGGAATACGGAGGGCATCGGTGCGGTCGTGCGGGCGACCATCGGCGCCGTAACGCAGATGCGGGAGATCCACGCCGGGACGAACTTCGCCTCGGCGTCCCCTGCAATTGCCCACTTCGGTACGGGTGCTGCCACGACGGTCGATGCGATCCAGGTCGAGTGGCCCGACGGTCAGATCACGACGCAGATGTCGGTCGCGGTTGGACAGGAGATCGTGATTTTGAAGGAGACGCCGGCGGCCGTTCCGGGGCCGGGGCCATGGCTTCTGATCCTCCTGTTCGCGTCGATGGGCGCCGGTTGGATCGCGTGGGCGCGCGCCGCGAGGAATTGA
- a CDS encoding glutathione S-transferase family protein: MANEYVIYGPSISLFTRKLQAAFRFYGVPFRTEMPDQDIGGRAATHQVPVLLTPENWAIADTTPILGTLDARFPARRLFPAGPAGVLTHIVEEVLDEWFARTMVHYRWHYEVNTVHTVSELLGKEVTVEEARAFPLAQWGPRACRATGTESEHQQKAAETEYLAMLSALEEQLGSTRYALGDRPTAADAILLGGLRAHTNNDPIPDLSAFPRILAWDTEGAHRWDGTGSIAPPPEVTPFAEHILRIARDQYAPFVLGTRAALAEGRKAFTVDTYGEEVSYLARPYPEQSRQYVIERIRTQLDDSQRKDVLAWIDSCGLADCFRPED; the protein is encoded by the coding sequence GTGGCCAACGAATACGTGATCTATGGACCGTCGATCAGCCTCTTTACGCGGAAGCTCCAGGCGGCGTTTCGATTCTACGGTGTCCCCTTCCGCACTGAGATGCCGGACCAGGACATCGGAGGTCGGGCGGCGACGCACCAGGTCCCGGTTCTGCTGACTCCGGAGAACTGGGCGATCGCCGATACGACGCCGATTCTCGGCACGCTCGATGCGCGCTTTCCGGCGCGTCGCTTGTTCCCCGCAGGGCCTGCAGGCGTCCTCACGCACATCGTAGAGGAGGTCCTCGACGAGTGGTTCGCGCGAACGATGGTGCACTACCGTTGGCACTACGAGGTGAACACGGTGCACACGGTGAGCGAGCTCCTTGGTAAGGAGGTCACGGTCGAAGAGGCGCGCGCGTTTCCCCTTGCTCAGTGGGGCCCGCGCGCGTGCCGAGCCACCGGCACGGAAAGCGAGCACCAACAGAAGGCGGCCGAGACGGAGTACCTCGCGATGCTCTCGGCGCTTGAAGAGCAGCTCGGGTCGACGCGTTACGCCCTCGGCGATCGTCCGACCGCCGCCGACGCGATTCTTCTGGGCGGCCTGCGCGCGCATACCAACAATGACCCGATCCCCGACCTGAGCGCGTTTCCCCGCATCCTCGCGTGGGACACTGAGGGGGCCCATCGATGGGACGGCACGGGTTCGATTGCTCCTCCGCCCGAAGTGACGCCGTTTGCCGAGCACATCCTGCGGATCGCGCGTGATCAATACGCCCCGTTCGTGCTGGGAACCCGGGCGGCCCTGGCGGAGGGACGCAAGGCCTTCACGGTCGACACCTACGGAGAAGAGGTGAGCTACCTCGCGCGTCCGTACCCGGAGCAATCCCGTCAGTACGTGATAGAACGCATTCGTACGCAGCTCGACGACTCGCAGCGCAAGGACGTCCTCGCTTGGATTGACTCCTGTGGACTCGCCGACTGCTTCCGACCGGAGGACTGA
- a CDS encoding glutathione S-transferase N-terminal domain-containing protein produces MIDLYTSPTPNGWKASCTLEELELPYEVHPIDLSKNVQKEDWFLAISPNGRIPAIVDRDADDFAVFESGALMIYLAEKAGKLLPTDPKGRSKVIQWVMFQIGGVGPMMGQANVFFRYFPEKLQPAIDRYQNECRRLFEVVDTHLADHEWLADDFSIADIANWCWMRTYKWSGVSRDGLPHLKRWMDTLKERPALRRGIDIPVQVPSMAKDQKAQAAFAKNAQKILQR; encoded by the coding sequence ATGATCGATCTCTACACCTCGCCCACGCCGAACGGATGGAAAGCCTCCTGTACTCTCGAAGAGCTCGAGCTTCCCTACGAGGTGCATCCGATCGATCTGAGCAAGAACGTCCAGAAGGAAGACTGGTTCCTTGCGATCAGCCCGAACGGCCGCATCCCAGCGATCGTCGATCGCGATGCGGACGACTTCGCGGTCTTCGAGTCCGGTGCGCTCATGATCTACCTCGCGGAGAAGGCCGGTAAGCTCCTGCCGACCGATCCCAAGGGGCGCTCCAAGGTCATCCAGTGGGTGATGTTCCAGATCGGTGGCGTCGGCCCGATGATGGGCCAGGCGAATGTCTTCTTCCGGTACTTCCCCGAGAAGCTTCAGCCCGCGATCGATCGCTACCAGAATGAATGCCGCCGCCTCTTCGAGGTCGTCGACACCCACCTCGCCGACCACGAGTGGCTCGCCGACGACTTCTCGATCGCCGACATTGCCAATTGGTGCTGGATGCGAACCTACAAGTGGTCCGGCGTCTCCCGCGACGGCCTCCCCCATCTCAAGCGCTGGATGGACACCCTGAAGGAGCGCCCGGCCCTCCGCCGCGGAATCGACATCCCCGTTCAGGTCCCCAGCATGGCCAAGGACCAAAAAGCCCAGGCCGCCTTCGCCAAGAACGCCCAAAAAATCCTCCAACGCTGA
- a CDS encoding TetR/AcrR family transcriptional regulator, protein MVEAAASTPKRVRRNQTQRRTETNARLLDATLECLIERGYSGTTTTEIEGRAGVSRGARLHYYPTKARLLSAAVAHLYGRIAARYAEAIEHVDPDGDRFHEGYRLLWDTYKDPAFAAVLELLLAARTDPELRAALQETSGGYQKDVRKRANTYFPDLAHHDADGLLESLQAMMTGLALQRLVFGDDGRRPLALDVVERMVNETFAPKATAAVTRKKAKG, encoded by the coding sequence ATGGTCGAGGCAGCGGCAAGCACCCCGAAGCGGGTCCGGCGGAATCAGACGCAGAGGCGGACGGAGACGAATGCGCGGCTTCTCGACGCGACGCTCGAGTGCCTGATCGAGCGCGGCTACTCCGGAACGACCACCACCGAAATCGAGGGCCGTGCGGGCGTATCGCGCGGCGCACGGCTGCACTACTACCCGACGAAGGCGCGGCTCTTGAGCGCTGCGGTCGCGCATCTCTATGGGCGGATTGCCGCTCGATACGCGGAAGCAATCGAGCACGTCGATCCCGACGGCGATCGATTCCACGAGGGCTACCGCCTTCTGTGGGACACCTACAAGGACCCGGCGTTCGCCGCGGTTCTGGAGCTTCTTCTCGCGGCGCGTACCGACCCCGAGCTTCGTGCCGCGCTGCAGGAGACCTCGGGCGGATATCAGAAGGACGTCCGCAAGAGAGCGAATACGTACTTCCCCGACCTCGCACATCACGATGCCGACGGCCTGCTCGAGTCGCTGCAGGCGATGATGACGGGGCTCGCGTTGCAGAGGTTGGTCTTTGGCGACGACGGACGTCGCCCGCTAGCGCTCGATGTCGTCGAGCGAATGGTGAACGAAACCTTCGCGCCGAAGGCGACCGCCGCGGTGACACGCAAGAAGGCGAAAGGATGA
- a CDS encoding phytanoyl-CoA dioxygenase family protein, producing MGENQITDEMVESYKRDGYVVARNLIPQSDLDRLTERLEAIVTGTVPSADGMVVMKDVMVAKGAVIPGGDMEAVAKIQFYENDPVLDSYTTHDQILDCIERFVGHDVQAIHTMLINKPPNVQGHHPLHQDLLYFPFRPAEKLVASWTALEKVTRENGCLVVVPGSHKGELLPHGNPPDLEWLNGGYWGVLDIGDQKEKRVHLEMEPGDTVFFHPILLHGSGRNRTQGFRRAISAHYAAVDLDWVWKTGEIFGGRKFRIVRGDRAGTLWAGEQGGGDIDPLEFLDIGLPNAGP from the coding sequence ATGGGTGAAAATCAGATCACCGATGAAATGGTGGAGTCGTACAAGCGCGATGGCTACGTCGTCGCACGCAACTTGATCCCGCAGTCCGATCTGGACCGCCTGACCGAACGCTTGGAGGCCATCGTGACCGGCACCGTGCCGAGTGCCGACGGGATGGTTGTGATGAAGGACGTCATGGTCGCAAAGGGCGCCGTGATTCCGGGGGGCGACATGGAAGCCGTCGCAAAGATCCAGTTCTACGAGAACGACCCCGTCCTCGACTCCTATACGACCCACGACCAGATCCTCGATTGTATCGAGCGCTTCGTCGGCCACGACGTGCAGGCGATCCACACGATGCTGATCAACAAGCCCCCCAACGTGCAGGGGCATCACCCGCTGCATCAGGACCTGCTGTACTTTCCGTTCCGCCCGGCCGAGAAGCTCGTCGCAAGCTGGACTGCGCTCGAGAAGGTGACGCGTGAGAATGGATGCCTGGTCGTCGTACCCGGCAGCCACAAGGGCGAGCTCCTGCCGCACGGCAATCCGCCCGATCTCGAATGGTTGAACGGCGGCTACTGGGGCGTGCTCGACATCGGTGATCAGAAGGAAAAGCGTGTCCATCTGGAAATGGAGCCCGGGGATACGGTCTTTTTCCACCCGATTCTCCTCCACGGTTCCGGCCGGAACCGCACTCAGGGCTTCCGCCGTGCCATCTCGGCGCACTACGCCGCGGTCGACCTCGACTGGGTGTGGAAGACCGGTGAGATCTTCGGTGGCCGCAAGTTCCGGATCGTCCGAGGTGATCGGGCCGGTACGTTGTGGGCCGGAGAGCAGGGCGGGGGCGACATCGATCCGCTGGAGTTCCTCGACATCGGCCTCCCGAACGCGGGCCCGTAG